The following are encoded in a window of Arcobacter arenosus genomic DNA:
- a CDS encoding EamA family transporter, whose product MKEKDFLLAILITFIWGVNFSVIKLGLTSLDPFILSGMRFLLCSLPLIFFIKKPNVSMKYIITYGLLFGVGLWGIVSLGIYFGVSAGMASLILQFSAFFTVILAGLFLKEEIDILKKFAFAIAILGLTLIISVTDGSVTFIGLVLILVAALSLSFTNIIVKKAGTKNLFSFMVWASIFSPLPLFVLAFFTQGEIVFTSFFEHLDNTAIFSILFQVYPTTLFGYWVWNNLLHKYPVSSVAPISLLVPIFGLMGSYFIFHEQIGLIKILASFLIVSALVVNSFGEKIYLKLYGEK is encoded by the coding sequence ATGAAAGAAAAAGATTTTTTATTAGCTATATTAATTACATTTATTTGGGGAGTTAATTTCTCTGTAATAAAACTAGGATTAACCTCTCTTGATCCATTTATACTTTCAGGAATGAGGTTCTTATTATGCTCTTTACCATTGATATTTTTTATTAAAAAACCAAATGTAAGTATGAAATATATAATTACTTATGGCTTACTTTTTGGAGTTGGTTTATGGGGAATTGTATCTTTAGGGATATATTTTGGAGTATCCGCTGGAATGGCATCACTTATTTTACAGTTTAGTGCATTTTTTACTGTTATTCTTGCGGGATTGTTTTTAAAAGAAGAGATAGATATTCTAAAAAAATTTGCATTTGCAATTGCAATATTAGGGTTGACATTAATTATTAGCGTAACTGATGGTTCGGTTACTTTTATTGGATTAGTTTTGATTTTAGTTGCTGCGCTATCTTTAAGCTTTACAAATATAATTGTAAAGAAAGCAGGAACAAAAAACCTATTTTCTTTTATGGTATGGGCTAGTATATTTTCTCCTCTTCCTCTTTTTGTATTAGCATTTTTTACACAAGGGGAGATTGTATTTACAAGTTTTTTTGAACATTTAGATAATACAGCAATATTTTCTATTCTTTTTCAAGTATATCCAACAACACTTTTTGGATATTGGGTTTGGAATAATTTGTTACATAAATATCCTGTGTCTAGTGTTGCTCCAATTTCATTGTTAGTACCAATCTTTGGACTTATGGGTTCATATTTTATATTTCATGAACAAATTGGTTTAATAAAAATACTTGCATCATTTTTAATTGTTTCAGCATTGGTTGTTAATTCTTTTGGAGAGAAAATTTATTTAAAATTATATGGAGAGAAATAG
- a CDS encoding LysE family translocator, giving the protein MENFFTLTMLFSIGTFAITSAITPGPNNIMLLSSGLTFGFKRTIPHIGGIIVGFPFMLLLIGLGMGIIFEKYPIVLSVLKIVGILYLVWMAYKIATNTSTYDVKEDGDSRPFTFLQAAIFQWVNPKAWIMGVTAISIFITAKEDNYGQILILTFIFLLSAIVSCNTWALGGVFLKRFIKNTKSIRIFNIFMALLLVASVLPIILE; this is encoded by the coding sequence ATGGAAAATTTTTTTACCCTTACTATGCTTTTTTCTATAGGAACATTTGCAATTACAAGTGCAATTACACCAGGACCTAATAATATTATGCTTTTATCTTCAGGTTTAACTTTTGGTTTTAAAAGAACTATTCCTCATATAGGGGGAATTATAGTTGGGTTTCCTTTTATGCTTTTATTAATTGGATTAGGAATGGGAATAATCTTTGAAAAATATCCTATTGTTTTATCTGTATTAAAAATAGTTGGAATTTTATATCTTGTTTGGATGGCATATAAAATAGCTACAAATACAAGTACCTATGATGTGAAGGAGGATGGAGATAGTAGACCTTTTACTTTTTTACAAGCAGCTATATTTCAGTGGGTTAATCCAAAAGCTTGGATTATGGGTGTTACAGCTATCTCTATTTTTATAACAGCAAAAGAGGATAACTATGGACAAATTTTAATTTTGACTTTTATCTTTTTACTTTCAGCTATTGTTTCATGTAATACTTGGGCATTAGGGGGAGTATTTTTAAAACGATTTATTAAAAATACAAAAAGTATTAGAATCTTTAATATTTTTATGGCATTACTTTTAGTAGCTTCCGTTCTGCCAATTATTTTAGAATAG
- a CDS encoding putative metalloprotease CJM1_0395 family protein, with protein MEIGNNTSTYGFNVDYFSRANAQKQIVSEKNGTQEDTRGLEKNDASKKSEENKEQSNKNNTELTQDEKLQLNQLKAADTKVRAHEAAHQSGPAASGGASFTYEKGPDGVMYAVAGEVPVRIQTGSTPQESISNLQGVIATALAPADPSPQDLSVASKARVMLMKAQQEFAQEIQDKLSKSNEYSQNAINQYEQNSNSESNDKSAEITA; from the coding sequence ATGGAAATAGGAAACAACACTTCAACATACGGCTTTAATGTCGACTATTTTTCAAGGGCAAATGCTCAAAAACAAATTGTGTCAGAAAAAAATGGGACACAAGAAGATACAAGAGGTCTTGAAAAAAATGATGCCTCAAAAAAATCTGAAGAGAATAAAGAACAATCAAATAAAAATAATACAGAACTTACCCAAGATGAAAAACTTCAACTAAACCAATTAAAAGCTGCAGATACAAAAGTTAGAGCCCACGAAGCAGCACATCAAAGTGGTCCAGCAGCTTCAGGTGGAGCTTCTTTTACCTATGAAAAAGGGCCAGATGGTGTTATGTATGCAGTTGCAGGAGAAGTTCCTGTTAGAATACAAACAGGCTCAACTCCTCAAGAGAGTATCTCAAATCTACAAGGTGTAATTGCTACAGCATTAGCTCCAGCAGACCCAAGCCCTCAAGATTTATCTGTAGCTTCAAAAGCTAGGGTTATGTTAATGAAAGCTCAACAAGAGTTTGCACAAGAGATTCAAGATAAGTTATCAAAATCAAATGAATATTCCCAAAATGCAATAAATCAGTATGAACAAAATAGTAATTCTGAATCAAATGATAAAAGTGCAGAGATAACAGCTTAA
- a CDS encoding DUF2721 domain-containing protein has product MIQESTTLATITQLIQVSVAPVFLIAGVAGLLNVFTGRLARIIDRLEKLDNSLVQAEEENPNFKMTEAQEKRRKFLVRRMQNINRAIFFGTTTGFMIALVIFSIFASSLMNFDAHFVISVLFIFSMVSLIVALLLFLIEIHDTTSFIKGKSHNIKLK; this is encoded by the coding sequence ATGATACAAGAATCAACCACATTAGCGACAATCACACAACTTATACAAGTATCAGTTGCACCAGTATTTTTAATAGCAGGTGTTGCCGGGCTTTTAAATGTATTTACAGGAAGACTAGCAAGGATTATTGATAGATTAGAGAAATTAGATAACTCATTAGTTCAAGCAGAAGAAGAAAATCCAAATTTTAAGATGACAGAGGCTCAAGAAAAAAGAAGAAAGTTTCTAGTTAGACGTATGCAAAATATAAATAGAGCAATTTTCTTTGGTACAACTACAGGGTTTATGATTGCCTTAGTTATCTTTAGTATATTTGCAAGTTCATTGATGAATTTTGATGCACATTTTGTGATATCTGTTTTATTTATTTTTTCTATGGTTTCACTAATTGTTGCCTTACTTTTATTTTTAATAGAGATACATGATACAACATCATTTATCAAAGGGAAAAGTCACAATATCAAATTAAAGTAG
- a CDS encoding ribonucleotide-diphosphate reductase subunit beta: MGRKTIYNPESKENLNDRRIFGGNPDGMINFTKMKYQWALNLWDTMEANTWFPKEVQMTGDAKDYKYLTVAEKRMYDLVLSQLIFMDSLQTNNLMDNINPYITVPEINACLSRQSYEEANHSKSYAVMVESISDNTDEIYDMWKTDAKLKEKNDYIAAVYKNLAGDITDEKIVLAMFANQILEGLYFYAGFAAMYALGKSGKMLGSSQMIRFIQRDEVTHLLLFQNMINSTRKERPDLFTPALEEQVRAMFKKAVELEASWGAYVTQGQILGFTDAIIEQYIQYLADRRLEAVGYKPMYNVKHPIPWVDGYASFNDQRTNFFEGNVVNYSKGSIDFDDF; this comes from the coding sequence GATGAAGTACCAATGGGCATTAAATCTTTGGGATACAATGGAAGCAAATACTTGGTTTCCTAAAGAAGTTCAAATGACAGGAGATGCAAAAGATTATAAGTATCTTACTGTTGCAGAAAAAAGAATGTATGACTTAGTTTTATCTCAATTGATTTTTATGGATTCATTACAAACAAATAACCTAATGGATAATATCAATCCATATATCACAGTTCCAGAAATCAATGCTTGTCTTTCAAGACAATCTTATGAAGAAGCAAACCACTCTAAATCATACGCAGTTATGGTTGAATCTATTTCTGATAATACAGATGAGATTTATGATATGTGGAAAACAGATGCTAAATTAAAAGAAAAAAATGATTATATCGCTGCTGTTTATAAAAACCTTGCAGGTGATATTACTGATGAAAAAATCGTTTTAGCAATGTTTGCTAACCAAATCTTAGAAGGTTTATATTTCTATGCTGGGTTTGCTGCTATGTATGCACTTGGTAAATCAGGGAAAATGTTAGGTTCATCTCAAATGATTAGATTTATTCAAAGAGATGAAGTAACACACTTACTTTTATTCCAAAACATGATTAACTCAACTAGAAAAGAAAGACCTGATTTATTCACACCAGCACTAGAAGAGCAAGTAAGAGCTATGTTTAAAAAAGCTGTTGAACTTGAAGCTTCATGGGGAGCATATGTAACTCAAGGTCAAATCCTTGGATTTACAGATGCAATTATTGAACAATATATTCAATACCTTGCAGATAGAAGACTAGAAGCAGTTGGATATAAACCAATGTATAATGTGAAACACCCTATTCCATGGGTTGATGGTTATGCATCGTTTAATGATCAAAGAACTAACTTCTTTGAAGGAAACGTGGTAAATTATTCTAAGGGTTCGATAGACTTCGACGATTTTTAA